In Macrobrachium rosenbergii isolate ZJJX-2024 chromosome 6, ASM4041242v1, whole genome shotgun sequence, a genomic segment contains:
- the LOC136839327 gene encoding AP-4 complex accessory subunit Tepsin-like produces the protein MELLKEAKNVVDFATYYPLLNKATVDNDTPTPGYLFEEIIKLSHQSSGHRQHLVDFMLARLQISSWPGKQKVVRILHQVCSRGHFGVRVYLRGKDGELRKASSTGGPPDPVLANTPQLFLSSAIQELLTLLFDPKLMREDELKLAGKADGEEGLNSSAQQSLVGQGYGSSAPKGKYEGFGSSPIPRNENLVSQVRDIVERVMSPSGESKKEVDFLQSEKGDYQPLSLPSLGSSVSGPSQATLQPHLPILAKSQSAKYKAHRTGRAGGGWDSDEEATDMPPSPFTSDMEMSMVASDHHLSESQSIGMSEEEFLNIYLHEKVAWPVDHDELVKTCQECTSYNLTLLLEKVSHKLSEFAENKTLAEESLAVVKETVPVAGSLQTCRLLRLLLMVEFGIHYDVFSPAQVNNILGKIFQNLQGNENLESSVRLKSRKLSLILHKLV, from the exons TATCCACTCCTCAACAAAGCTACAGTGGACAACGACACACCAACCCCTGGCTATTTGTTTGAAGAAATAATCA aactAAGTCATCAGTCTTCTGGGCATCGCCAGCACTTGGTAGATTTTATGCTTGCACGTTTACAGATTTCTTCATGGCCTGGGAAGCAAAAG GTTGTCAGAATACTTCATCAAGTGTGTTCTCGTGGACATTTCGGAGTGAGAGTTTATTTGAGGGGGAAGGATGGTGAACTTAGGAAGGCCTCATCTACTGGAGGTCCACCTGACCCAGTTTTAGCAAATACTCCTCAATTGTTCCTAAGTTCAGCAATCCAG GAACTGCTAACCCTTCTCTTTGACCCAAAGTTAATGAGAGAGGATGAATTGAAGTTAGCAg ggaaagcagatggtgaagaaggaTTAAACAGTTCTGCTCAACAGTCACTGGTTGGGCAAGGCTATGGTTCATCAGCACCTAAAGGGAAATATGAAGGATTTGGAAGTTCTCCCATACCTCGGAATGAAAACTTAGTCAGTCag GTACGTGACATAGTAGAACGTGTCATGTCCCCTTcaggagaaagcaagaaagagGTAGATTTTCTGCAAAGTGAAAAGGGAGACTATCAGCCTCTTTCTCTTCCATCCCTTGGATCATCTGTTTCTGGGCCCAGTCAGGCAACTCTGCAGCCACACCTACCTATTCTTGCCAAGTCACAGTCTGCTAAATATAAAG ctcACAGGACAGGACGAGCTGGAGGAGGCTGGGATAGTGATGAAGAAGCAACAGACATGCCTCCATCACCTTTTACCTCTGACATGGAAATGTCTATGGTGGCATCAGACCATCATTTAAGTGAGAGTCAGTCAATTGGGATGTCAGAAGAGGAATTTCTCAACATTTACTTACATGAAAAGGTTGCATGGCCAGTAGACCATGATGAACTAGTCAAAACCTGCCAAGAATGCACTTCATACAATCTCACTCTTCTGCTAGAGAAAGTGTCTCATAAACTTAGTGAATTTGCAGAGAATAAGACCCTCGCTGAGGAATCACTTGCTGTTGTAAAAGAAACTGTGCCTGTAGCGGGTAGTTTGCAGACATGTAGATTGTTGAGGCTACTTTTGATGGTGGAATTTGGTATCCATTATGATGTTTTTTCTCCAGCTCAGGTTAATAATATATTagggaaaatatttcagaacctCCAAGGAAATGAGAATTTGGAATCTTCAGTCAGGTTAAAATCTAGGAAGCTTTCTTTGATTCTTCATAAATTAGTTTAA